The Nothobranchius furzeri strain GRZ-AD chromosome 17, NfurGRZ-RIMD1, whole genome shotgun sequence nucleotide sequence atcttaaccagtttgcgcatgcaaagctctgatcgttgacgcgctccagacatctgcgtcctgagcaccgccaaatcaggtgtcaccacctcaaaaacaaattaaacacacgatcgttcatgtcggctcatttccttttatgttttctgtctgttatttgtgcctgatgcgtttcactgctgcggagtgaggcgcatcacctgttttgttctccggtgacgcacccccaagattccactatctccgctccggcacgaactccgcagcaaaaacggtcccgttgtagtcggccggcgagcagcggcactccgctgttttagcggtcggtagatcttttagaactgcagttcaaaggtaactcatgaggtgaatatatacgaacccaggtagcagtttctctttaggactgagaggagatgcaggaagataataaacaagcaggacagaaaaatagtcaaacaaaaacaagttagtttttgtacctgctggttgcaacaaacagacaccattgaaggtaatcagaagtgaggaacagaaaatgaaataattattttaatgtttagagcagcaggaactccgagaggctgcaggcgcaccagtgagtttgcggccgctgcgcagggggaggggggagagggctgaagcaggatgcagaaaGTACCGTTATTAaaggagatgtgttaacttagaaaatatgggcgcaattttaactgtcaaaaactccagcaaacctaccgaccccccccccccccacacacacacacacacacacacacccggccgccgcttcaggtgtatgacgtcatgcaacccctacttgTGCGTGAacatgttcctaaatataagaacagctctgaccttGGGTAGgagcagcatctagtggtagaacgaggtaacagcagtactgaaggtctcagCCATTCACGCGTGTTCCTCATCCACTAGTTATATTTACCCAGTGTGTAGTTATGTTGGTGGAAAACAGCTTTACTGCATTACTGGTGCTAAAACCAGTAAAAGACACGTGTGACTGACGGGAATCTGACACGATATCATGACTGATCTGTTATTGGAGGATTTAACACAGCCTAATCTCTGGAGGGAACGCGTTCTCCGTGAggagctaatcctgctgctgtgctgtgatttgggaccTTTGTGGTGCGACAGACAAACCTTGCAAATCCAATTccagtttgtattttattttccaaCTAGAGAAGCCCAGAACCTCCTCCTGCTACCCGGTCACACACAACCaggctgaatgacagctcagaagaggctgaggctgctctcagacaacatttccagATGAAACTAGCTCCAACCAGAACGactccttaaccctcccactgtcctaatgggtatgaccccgcgaggaaagttgaccattgggcagggttaatggtttatcccttgggtccacgtggacctcaagggaaaaaccaacaatcctgctcagtggtcaactccacgtgaggtcacccataaagacagtgggagggttaagcgtGAATGAGAACCCGTTACTCCACGGTTGATCGgattcatgttttatttatttctgacaggaacctctcctccgTCCCGACCGCGTTTATAGCCTCGTCTATTGGTTTGGTTTTTATGCACTTGGGTTTTATACTGGTGAAAGGTTGCCTGGCCTTATTTTATTGCTGTGCTGAAAAGTGTTGGATTGGGACTTAATCGGCAGATGCTGGAAGTCAAATGACTCGGAGTTTGATCAAAAGGTGATCGGAACATCAAATAACATATAATTAGATTGTGAGGGCTCTTTTTAACATTAGATTTACTGCTTTGGGTTTGTTTTTACATGTCCTCACTTGtgtttaagcactttggtcagttgacatgctgtttttatAATGTGCTCTACAAATAATTATGGTGTGGTTTCCCCAATCGTTAGCATTTTACCGTGTTTAGTGAGAAGATGATCCTACATGTACACTACGTTAAAATTCATCCTGCAATGTGTAGAAATCTTCCAAATGTCATTaagcagggttagggttaactgAAAAACTGGAGACACGGTTGAGCTCTCTTCAGCTTTTAAAAGCAGCGTGATGCTTTAGAACGATTCTGGACTTGAGGTGTTTGGTCCTGTTTGCTGGCAGGTACGATGGATGAAGAGCCAGAACGAGCTAAGCGCTGGGAAGGCGGCTATGAGAGAACATGGTAATAAACTTTATAataattttattgtatttctttTTTTCACTTCTGATGGGACAATGTGCTAATTTCCACAGGGAGGTCCTCAAGGAGGATGAGTCTGGATCCCTTACTGCTACAGTGGAAGAAATCCTGTATCAGTCCAAAAAGAGAAGGTCAGCTGACACCTGTCGCAGGTGGGCGGGGCCTCTTGTTGTTGTACTACTTGAACCTTGTGTGTTTCTCACCTCACAGGGTGATAAAGAGCCATGAACAAGTGAGGCTTGGGATGGTGAGTGATTCCTGCTCTTTGTATCGTCTCTAAACAGAAGTTAACAGCTGTTTGTCCGCCTGCGCCACCTGCTGGCCGTTTGGATTACGACTAGTTCTGTTCATCTAACTCAGATTTAGGGTGATGACTTTTTTATGAAATTAATTTGGgtagaaattatttaaatttGATAGTCAAACAATTACAGAAGTTGACAAATTAGTTGGTtccacagaatagaatagaattcaattcagtttattcatATAGCTTCGAGtcgtcccaaggcacttcacaaagcaaACATAataattgagttcagttcattaagccagttagTTTACCCAGaagacagcaatcctcatactaagcaagcatttagcgacagtggagaggaaaactcccttttaacaggaagaaacctccagaggatcctggctcagtataagcagccatcctccacgactcactggggatggagaatacacacacacacacgcgcacgcacacacacacacacaagtagtgTTTCTGTGGCTGCATACGTTGTGATTTGTCAGTAGATATTCTATCTGGTGACAGACAGACGTTATTGTCTTTATCTGAATGAGTCTGTAATAAAGCCTAACCCTAAGcagatgaactagtagtagcacattctgtGTTAGAGACAGTCACATGTTAGTCAGAGAAAACAAACAACCGTTAGCTGGTGAGCATTAATCAGCAACTTTGTTGTTTCACATTTCACACAAACTGGGTTTTTAAGTCATTTTCAGTCACTCAACAGCTGGTTTGGATTGAGCCACTTTTCAGGAGACATGAATTGTTGCCTTACTGAGCCGTGAGAGGACCAAGTGTACGACGTGTTCAGTGGGATGCATGTGGATcagggaggtcaaaggtcaaacctgATTCTTTCTGATCTAGACTAAGCTACACTTCTGCTCTAGATGCGCCACCTCTATTTTGTGATTGACTGTTCACGCAGTATGGATGACCAGGACCTGAAACCAAACCGCCTCACTTCTACTCTAAAGGTAACATAACACACTCGGCACTAACACCTGAAAGCCAGTAACATCTACCAAACCTAGTGTGCTTCCTCTCTTCTGTCCAGCTGATGGAGACatttgttgatgaatattttgACCAAAATCCCATCAGTCAGGTATGCATCAACATCGCACCaaactttattgttttattgAAGCTTGAACTGCTTCCACGGATCACCCTGCTGCTCACCCTCCGCCTGCAGGGAGTGTGTGCCGCCTCACCCCAGGCTAATCTTTATCaagctgtggtgtgtgtgtgtgtgtgtgtgtgtgtgggggggggggggggggtcttagcTTTTCAGAGATTATGTGGTCCTCTTGGCTCCATGTTAGTGATTGGACCAGTATAGACACCAGTCCCCCTTTGGGACCAGTGCAGGCACCAGTTTACCAATCGTGTTTGTCCACAGGTGGGCATCATAATAACCAAGAACAAACGAGCTGAGAAGCTGACTGAGCtgtcaggtgagcatcacagagaCCCTCTCCGATCTCCAGGAACTGAACAAACAGCAATATGTTAGACATCTACCCTGGGTGTGAATTTTATTCATCTAAACGTGTCTCATGCTGCTTTTGTCCTCGGGGGTGTTTTGTTTTGTCCTATTTCATCTCCAGGAAATCCTAAAAAGCACATTGATGCACTGAAGAAGGCTGTGGACACTCCGTGTGTCGGAGAGCCGTCCCTGTACAACGCTCTTAGCCTGGCCTTAAATAACCTCAAGTGGGTTCAGCAGGGCCGGCCCTTTAACCGCtgactgaaataaataaactcacACGTAGTCTTTGTGGTTCATTAAGGCACATGCCTGGACACACCAGCAGAGAGATCCTCATAATCCTCAGCAGCCTGACCACATGTGACCCAGCCAACATCTATGAGCTAATTACGGTAAGTCACGCTTTAATTCTTCTTCTCCTGTTTGCTCACAATAACAGGAGGCTGGAGTGAGCTTTATGTTATATTAATGCAAACATAACTGCTCcaaaaaactgtttccttttgTTCCATTTTTAATAAATAGCTTGGAAAAAATGATCAGATCCCAAATACAGACGAGGAAAGTCCAGCGAACCGTTCAGTGGAACAACACATCTTCTGTATTCTGAGTCTCCTATTGGATAAACTGCTGTAAGGGCAATTATCGTTCAGCGGACAACTTATCTAACCCCAGCTTCTCgtctcttaaacaaccatgtggaaagacgcgtctaatggtcgtggaaaagatgttggtCAGCTCGAGAAGTGTCATAATTAgcttgcatcaagcagagaaacatCTGAGGGGATTGTAGAAACAACTCAAATTGGGTCAAGGGACACCCAGTTTGGCGTAAGTCGCGTTGTGTGTCGCTCCTCCGGTTAGTTTTATTTGAGGCTTTTAGGCGTACATTTGTGATTTTTCCTTTTCTCCTGTCTTCATTTTGAATAGTTTGTTGCGCTGCTGAGACAGGTTTGACTCTACTTTGAACATTAAAAATGTCACGAAAAGCTGGTAAAACTGCCGATGTTACCTAATCCACCCCGCAACCTGCTGTCAGGACttgggtatctcccggctgactttcggaccacaactcccgacatgcccctcgtggggagctcccagcatgctcctcgcggggattccctccacgtcacagccaagcaaggctatatatggaagacgccgtgaccggcttctcatctccgtcatcgtttcttcctcacagagatacgaccagagaaataataaaactgttaaacgtctcaccttgttcgtctccttcatccagtctgatcagcctgacaggatgactgagatccgagtagattcgacggagatcgatcgtctccgccacgagaacgtgcagctgcgttccatggtagatcagctcaacaccaaggtgaactccttgtccgaccacaccctgcgtctatccacggctctcacggctctccaacaacaggcaaacgatcagcagcaacagatcgctgcactccagcagccaacccgctctgctcctagggaggagccccacttcagcctgccggagaggtggaacggggagacggggagccccgatggtctgctcgccacgctggacatgcagttcgagtgccaacctggacgctacccatctgcgcgctcccgagtggcgcatctcacctccctgctctccggacgcgccgcggagtgggctgctgcgctttacaattccaaatcccctgcctgcaacgactatgctgcgtttgtgtccgctctccggaagacctttgttccccccagcagcgaagtgggagcagagacacgccttctcaaactccgccagcgagaacgctcggtgtgcgcttatgcgtcggagtttcgcaccatctccgccaagctgcagtggaatgactccgctctgcgggccgccttcctggaggggctggcaccctacatccgtgatgagttggcgggaagggagctgcctcagaccctggatgaggtggttgatctggcgctgcgcatcgaccagcgggttctggttcgacccaagttatccacgcgtccacccaggacgccggtgcctcgccctcgttcacccacgccagctcctgtacccatgctggcggaggagcccatgcagctcggccaccttccccccgaggagagacaacgacggtggcgcgagggcctctgtgcctactgtggctctcccgaccaccgacgcctggactgcccgctacgatcgggaaacgggggcccccactgagtattggggtcgctcagtctgggtcttcttctacccctgtcgctactaaccgtctccttattcctgtcaccctcctccatggtgaggcctcactccacgtaaacgcattggtggactcgggggccgcggacaatttcatggacctagatctggcaaaacgcctacggatccccctacaacccctggagagagttataccagtgacctcggtggacggtaggcctctccaaccctacccagtccgagaccgaacccagtcactccgtatgttcacccaaggccaccaggagaccctccatttcctggtcatttctgctccctcttctcctctaatcctggggttcccctggctccgtctccacgaccctcatatttcctggtcccagaaccgcctgctgggctgggggacctcgtgccagacccacctcgttcctcctccatcctcggcgggtcttccggacgggggccccggctccacaccgccccacctgccgctgccctatcgggacctggccgcggtgttcgacaagcggcgcgccacctccctgccacctcaccggccatatgatatggagatcaagctgctacccggaaccagtcctccccgcgggcgccttttctctctcgcgcctcccgagaccaaagcgatggaagaatacatcgcccaggccctccagcaggggttcatccgaccctcctcctctccgggtgccgctggcttcttcttcgtgaagaaaaaggaaggcgatcttcgcccctgcatagactatcggggtctgaacaagatcacggtcaaggaccgccatcctctgccgctcctcactaccgctctggatgccatctcccaggcacggatctttacgaaactggatctccggagcgcctacaatctggtccgtataaaggccggggatgagtggaagaccgcgttcataacacccaccggccactgggagtacctggttatgccctttggactatgcaatagccctgctgtcttccaacgtctcattaatgatgtcctccgtgacatgctgggacggtgggtgttcgcctatctggacgatatactgatctactccaaatccgaggccgaacacatccatcatgttcgcgccgtcctgacccggctcctggaccacaacctgtactgtaaacccgagaaatgctccttccatcagcagtccatatccttcctgggctacatgatctcggacgaagggataaccatggaccctcagaaaatccaggcggtgaaggactggcccttgccaaccagcctgaaacaactgcagagttttctgggtttctgcaacttttaccgccgttttataaagaactatagcacccttgtagcccctctcacctctctcactcgaccaggctcccctggccagctgtttcgtctaactcccgacgccattcgggccttccgccacctggtcacccgctttacctcggccccgatcctccgccatccagatcctgcagttccctttgtggtcgaggtcgacgcctctgacgtcggcgccggcgccatcctgtctcaaggcgggcccgacgacaggctccatccctgcgcctacttctccaggaagttttccaccacccagcagaagtacggtgtgggcgaccgtgagttactggccataaaatgggcattggaggaatggaggcagtggcttctgggcaccactcggcctttcacgatctggactgaccatcagaacctgacccacattaaatctgacaagcagcttaaccctcgccaggctcgctgggccctcttctttgaaccctacgacttccatctcgcctaccgcccgggagccaagaaccagaaggcggacgccctctcccgccaattcacccactccacgccctcgtccgagccagcgccaatcctcccggaacaccgcttcctgggccaactgaggtggccgttggaggaagctatccagaacgccctccgggacgaccccgcgcctccagagacccccgcgggtcgcctctatgtccccacggcctgtcgcagcgaggcgttgtcctgggcccactcatcacgcctgtctggccacgctggtttctccagaactcttaaattcctccagcgagccctctggtggccaggcatggcgagggatgtgaaagaatacaccagcgcctgtgacgtctgtgcccgctccaagaaccccaaccaggcctcggctggtgccctccgacctcttccggtgcccagccgcccctggtcccacgtggggctggacttcgtcacgggtctcccgccggtcaataacctcaacactgtcatgacggttacggaccgcttttccaagtctgtccatttcatcgcccttccgggtcttccctcagcccaacgcacagcggaactgttcctggagaacgtggtgcgcctccacgggttcccagtcgacgtggtctcggatcgggggccccagttcacggcccggttctggaaagctttctgtcggctgatgggagcatcggtcagtctatcttcaggctaccacccgcagaccaatggccagacggagcgggctaaccaacagctgggtcggtaccttcgttgttttgtctcggctcaaccctcgcagtggcct carries:
- the gtf2h2 gene encoding general transcription factor IIH subunit 2 isoform X3, which translates into the protein MDEEPERAKRWEGGYERTWEVLKEDESGSLTATVEEILYQSKKRRVIKSHEQVRLGMMRHLYFVIDCSRSMDDQDLKPNRLTSTLKLMETFVDEYFDQNPISQVGIIITKNKRAEKLTELSGNPKKHIDALKKAVDTPCVGEPSLYNALSLALNNLKHMPGHTSREILIILSSLTTCDPANIYELITTLKSLKVRVSVIGLSAEVRVCTVLTRETGGSYHVILDESHFKELLMLHVKPPPASSSSECSLIRMGFPQHTVASLSDQDAKPSFSMSHLDSSSGAGLSLGGYFCPQCHAKYTELPVECKVCGLTLVSAPHLARSFHHLFPLQAFLESPTEKLLKNRFCQACQRELEDKTDTWR